One Phoenix dactylifera cultivar Barhee BC4 chromosome 14, palm_55x_up_171113_PBpolish2nd_filt_p, whole genome shotgun sequence DNA window includes the following coding sequences:
- the LOC103701200 gene encoding cytochrome b-c1 complex subunit 6-like, whose amino-acid sequence MADDELVDPKKYLEERCQPRCVKALYEYRECVKRIKDDETGHKHCTGQYFDYWKCIDKCVAEKLFDKLK is encoded by the exons AT GGCGGATGACGAGCTTGTTGATCCAAAGAAATATCTTGAGGAACGTTGCCAGCCTAGATGCGTAAAAGCTTTATATGAATATCGG GAGTGTGTCAAGAgaatcaaggacgatgaaacaGGGCACAAGCACTGCACTGGCCAATATTTTGACTATTGGAAATGCATTGATAAATGT GTAGCAGAGAAGCTTTTTGATAAGCTAAAGTGA